The Vicia villosa cultivar HV-30 ecotype Madison, WI linkage group LG1, Vvil1.0, whole genome shotgun sequence genome includes a region encoding these proteins:
- the LOC131658519 gene encoding uncharacterized protein LOC131658519, with amino-acid sequence MRQNYGVGITVCREWKAKMIARQMIEGDADKQYSNLWRYAAELHRVSAGNTVKINIERPLPSIQPRFGSFYFCFEGCKKGFIDGCRPFIGVDGCHLKTKYEGQLLIAVGRDPNDQYFPPAFGVVETETKESWKWFIQLLMEDIGTEKRYVFISDQQKGLVAVFEEMFERIEHRLCLRHLYANFKKKFGGGALIRDLMMGAAKATYHQAFLQKMTALKAVDPQAWAWLMGVPTKSWCKHAFSFYPRCDVLMNNISESFNATILCARDKPILTMCEWIRKYLMNWCSQSTLKLDKWPHKIMPIPRRRLDAELVGIPCRHIVAALGFRQQNPELFVHECYSREKYALCYGFPISPINGQDMWPMVESEDLLPPDFKKGPGRSRKLRIRETREEGARRRLPGVSYWCTRCDKIGHNIKSCKSKVQDPSALKRKV; translated from the exons ATGAGGCAAAATTATGGAGTGGGTATCACTGTATGCAGGGAATGGAAAGCAAAAATGATAGCAAGACAAATGATAGAAGGGGATGCAGACAAGCAATATTCAAATTTGTGGAGGTATGCAGCTGAATTGCATAGGGTGAGTGCTGGAAACACTGTAAAGATCAACATTGAGAGACCATTACCTTCCATCCAACCAAGGTTTGGTTCTTTCTATTTCTGTTTTGAGGGATGTAAAAAAGGGTTCATAGATGGTTGTAGACCTTTTATTGGGGTGGATGGCTGTCATCTGAAGACTAAGTATGAAGGTCAGTTGTTGATAGCAGTGGGAAGGGACCCCAATGATCAATATTTTCCACCAGCCTTTGGGGTTGTTGAAACAGAAACAAAAGAATCTTGGAAGTGGTTTATACAGTTGTTAATGGAAGATATTGGAACAGAAAAAAGATATGTATTTATCTCAGACCAGCAAAAG GGTTTGGTGGCTGTATTTGAAGAAATGTTTGAGAGGATTGAGCACAGACTTTGCTTGAGGCATTTGTATGCAAATTTCAAGAAAAAGTTTGGTGGAGGAGCACTTATAAGAGATCTAATGATGGGAGCAGCCAAGGCAACATACCATCAAGCATTCTTGCAGAAGATGACTGCATTAAAGGCAGTAGATCCACAAGCTTGGGCATGGCTAATGGGAGTGCCAACTAAATcttggtgtaagcatgcttttaGCTTTTATCCTAGGTGTGATGTTTTAATGAATAATATCTCTGAATCCTTTAATGCAACAATCTTATGTGCTAGGGATAAACCCATATTGACAATGTGTGAGTGGATTAGGAAATATCTAATGAATTGGTGTAGCCAATCTACTTTGAAACTTGATAAATGGCCACACAAAATCATGCCAATCCCTAGGAGGAGATTAGATGCTGAG CTAGTTGGTATTCCCTGTAGGCATATTGTTGCTGCTCTAGGCTTTAGACAACAAAATCCAGAATTGTTTGTTCATGAATGTTATAGCAGGGAGAAATATGCTTTATGCTATGGTTTTCCTATTAGTCCTATAAATGGACAAGACATGTGGCCTATGGTTGAAAGTGAAGATCTCTTGCCTCCTGACTTCAAAAAGGGTCCTGGTAGATCAAGGAAATTGAGGATTAGGGAGACTAGAGAGGAAGGTGCTAGGAGGAGGCTACCTGGTGTGTCTTACTGGTGCACTAGATGTGACAAGATTGGGCATAATATTAAGTCATGCAAGAGCAAGGTGCAAGATCCAAGTGCCTTGAAAAGAAAGGTATga